The proteins below come from a single Metarhizium brunneum chromosome 1, complete sequence genomic window:
- the RNF1 gene encoding Extracellular guanyl-specific ribonuclease — protein sequence MRLSFTFFLSLIALAVCDTFSCGDTVYSSKKLTTATGEACSLLKKGRSVGRNKYPHEYRNLEKIKLTGSGPYYEFPVFANGEVYDGGSPGPDRVIITKDCKQAGVITHKGASGNSFVTCSPTSVGTLNSQSVFALCFAMMLHAVFA from the exons ATGAGACTCTCTTTCACCTTTTTCCTATCACTTATTGCCTTGGCCGTGTGCGATACGTTCTCCTGCGGCGACACGGTGTACAGCTCTAAAAAGCTCACCACAGCGACCGGGGAAGCATGCTCTTTGTTGAAGAAAGGCCGCTCAGTTGGAAGAAATAAATATCCGCACGAGTACAGGAACCTCGAGAAGATTAAACTCACCGGCAGCGGGCCTTACTACGAATTTCCCGTTTTCGCAAACGGTGAAGTATACGATGGCG GTTCTCCTGGACCCGATCGAGTCATTATTACCAAGGATTGCAAGCAAGCAGGCGTCATCACTCACAAGGGGGCCAGTGGAAATAGCTTTGTCACTTGCTCACCTACTTCTGTTGGTACCTTGAACAGCCAGTCCGTCTTTGCTCTCTGTTTCGCCATGATGCTTCACGCAGTCTTTGCCTGA
- the pho-4_0 gene encoding Phosphate-repressible phosphate permease pho-4, producing MAALTQYTYVFALTAAFAALDAWNIGANDVANSFATSVSSRSLTLKQAMALAAVCEFSGSATVGSRVADTIRTKIVDPHQYDSSPPVLLLAMMCTVLASSTFLTVATRYGMPVSTTHAMVGGLIGTASASIGIQNVNWGWTGLSHVFAAWAVAPCMAGCLGALLFLITKHSVLIKPTAAQRAFYSIPFYTFLTVASITMLIVWKGIQIVQLSTTQVLLSVGIAAAGATLLQMIFVMPYLWVRIMRQDWTLKWYHVFQGLWLLRRQPPPPTPPGFVKPQIKDYYRGHLTPEELHCMRASETLLQSVQRGRPGEQPDMDKNDDLILPPSALSPMPSTRRDSLSNDGLIPPRPPGPSTSFPVIAWKANRFLLRGIEQDVIAMQKRNAVLKWDIEDMHSRATRFDNRAEYVYSSLQVLTAAAASFTHGANDVSNAIAPFSTAYQVWSTGTIPDLVHIPIWVLCFGGGGIVLGLLTYGYHVMRTLGNRLTLISPSRGFCMELASAITVLTATKLSLPVSTTQCITGATVGVGLANGDWKCINPRLVGWIYLGWLITVPVTALTSGCLMGLILYAPRW from the exons ATGGCGGCTCTAACTCAATATACTTATGTGTTTGCTCTTACAGCCGCATTTGCCGCTCTTGACGCTTGGAATATCG GTGCCAATGATGTCGCCAACTCGTTCGCAACGTCAGTCTCTTCCCGGTCTCTGACCTTGAagcaggccatggccttggctgctgtCTGTGAATTCTCCGGAAGTGCAACCGTCGGCAGTCGAGTAGCTGATACGATCCGCACCAAAATCGTCGACCCTCACCAGTATGACTCCTCGCCTCCAGTCCTCCTGCTCGCCATGATGTGCACAGtgttggcatcgtcgacttTCCTCACCGTGGCCACCCGGTATGGCATGCCCGTTTCCACTACGCATGCCATGGTTGGCGGACTGATAGGCACAGCTAGTGCGTCCATTGGAATTCAAAATGTGAATTGGGGATGGACGGGCCTCTCGCACGTATTTGCTGCCTGGGCTGTTGCGCCTTGCATGGCGGGATGCCTGGGTGCTTTGCTATTTCTAATCACAAAGCATAGCGTTCTTATCAagccgacggcggcgcaacGGGCCTTCTATTCCATCCCCTTTTATACTTTTCTTACGGTTGCGTCTATTACCA TGTTGATTGTATGGAAGGGCATACAGATAGTCCAACTATCAACCACGCAGGTTCTATTGTCCGTTGGCATCGCAGCCGCTGGAGCTACATTACTGCAAATGATTTTTGTCATGCCATATCTCTGGGTACGAATTATGCGTCAAGACTGGACCTTGAAATGGTATCATGTTTTTCAGGGACTTTGGCTTTTACGACGACAGCCACCTCCGCCAACTCCTCCTGGTTTCGTAAAGCCGCAGATCAAGGACTACTACCGTGGCCACCTAACCCCCGAAGAATTACATTGTATGCGAGCATCAGAGACGTTGTTGCAATCGGTGCAGAGAGGTCGCCCCGGGGAACAACCCGACATGGATAAGAACGACGATCTTATTCTACCGCCATCTGCCTTGTCACCAATGCCTTCTACTCGAAGAGATTCTCTATCAAACGATGGGCTTATTCCTCCCAGACCACCCGGGCCATCAACGAGTTTTCCAGTGATTGCCTGGAAAGCCAATCGCTTCCTACTTCGTGGCATCGAACAAGACGTCATTGCAATGCAGAAGCGCAATGCAGTTCTAAAATGGGATATTGAAGACATGCATTCTCGAGCAACGAGATTCGACAACCGAGCGGAATACGTGTACTCGTCACTCCAAGTCCTCACCGCGGCCGCAGCATCATTCACACACGGAGCCAACGACGTCTCAAACGCAATTGCTCCCTTCTCAACTGCGTACCAAGTCTGGTCAACAGGGACCATCCCCGATCTTGTCCATATTCCCATCTGGGTGCTTTGTTTTGGCGGCGGAGGGATTGTGCTCGGCCTGCTGACGTACGGGTACCACGTCATGAGGACATTGGGTAATCGGCTGACTCTCATTTCACCGAGTCGGGGATTCTGTATGGAACTCGCCAGCGCCATTACCGTCCTCACGGCGACTAAACTATCGCTGCCCGTGTCCACGACCCAGTGCATTACAGGAGCTACGGTGGGCGTGGGCCTGGCTAATGGGGATTGGAAATGTATCAATCCGAGGTTGGTGGGATGGATATACTTGGGCTGGCTCATTACTGTGCCAGTCACGGCGTTGACATCCGGCTGTCTGATGGGCTTAATTCTGTATGCACCGAGGTGGTGA
- the sidL gene encoding Acyltransferase sidL, whose translation MTPQILHLPDGKKFTVAPVFGGLGFRSHNHHNLLHPYPGGWMTVLHTEEDRVGFEGPNGGEGQKDHDENLPPQTKRRTKPFTRPTLQNDTLFISSISIPSDAEFKPAASPTREIAMMLWITLYWYFHQPPPDRELHTAASKDTPAGAKPVGEWRIRIKRDGVLRGRNLIPKLERMGLIASEDTAVGTCVDDSGDGWTNMFVSKRMFWQIPANLFLFTLQPVRGLDMPGSPSTSRPGSPIKDDTGRLDVRPMYSQSQSQSQSQTPALTPTGALTPSGGQLAADVPGAPMPTSVTAAPAFPIGPYFSSSHLPTYFPPPPLQYVYTDGARHPLRPKPPRMGEVFYTRFIDSLGQYLSFRVASASASPVPYLGPLGPNPPEQSHLSSMSDRDLLQSWFASQRVRDFWGSYTPEFLETALCSRHSFPVIGLWDGVPFGYFELYWVKEDILGRHVGDEAGDWDRGVHIMVGEEWSRGRVAAWLTSLVHYCFTADQRTMNVCLEPRVDNQRVLRHLDACGFSKEKQVAFPHKQAWFVKLRREFWDGPAL comes from the exons ATGACGCCCCAGATCTTACACTTGCCCGATGGCAAAAAGTTCACCGTCGCCCccgtctttggcggcctGGGATTCCGCAGCCATAATCACCATAACCTGCTCCATCCGTATCCCGGAGGCTGGATGACGGTGCTGCACACCGAAGAAGACAGGGTCGGGTTTGAGGGCcccaacggcggcgagggccagAAGGACCACGACGAGAACCTGCCGCCCCAAACAAAAAGGCGGACCAAGCCCTTCACCAGGCCTACGCTGCAGAACGACACGCTCTTCatctcgtccatctccatcccTTCCGACGCCGAGTTCAAGCCAGCCGCTAGCCCGACGAGGGAGATCGCCATGATGCTCTGGATCACCCTGTACTGGTACTTTCACCAACCGCCTCCGGACAGGGAACTGCACACGGCGGCCTCCAAGGACACGCCCGCTGGCGCGAAGCCCGTCGGCGAGTGGAGGATTCGCATCAAGAGGGACGGCGTGCTCCGCGGGAGGAATCTAATCCCCAAGCTGGAGAGGATGGGGCTGATTGCCTCCGAGGACACCGCCGTGGGAACCTGCGTCGACGACAGCGGCGACGGCTGGACCAACATGTTTGTCTCGAAGCGCATGTTCTGGCAGATCCCGGCCAACTTGTTCCTGTTCACGCTGCAGCCCGTCCGGGGGCTTGACATGCCCGGCTCCCCCAGCACGAGTCGCCCGGGCTCGCCCATCAAGGACGATACGGGGCGTTTGGACGTGCGTCCGATGTACTCGCAGTCGCAATCGCAGTCACAGTCGCAGACGCCGGCCCTCACACCCACGGGTGCCCTGACGCCCAGCGGCGGACAGCTGGCCGCCGATGTGCCGGGCgcgccgatgccgacgagcGTCACGGCCGCACCGGCGTTCCCCATCGGGCCGTACTTCTCCTCATCCCATCTGCCGACCTActtcccgccgccgccgctgcagtACGTCTACACCGACGGCGCGCGCCACCCGTTGCGGCCCAAGCCCCCGCGGATGGGGGAGGTCTTTTACACCCGCTTCATCGACAGCCTGGGCCAGTACCTGTCGTTCCGGgtcgcctcggcctcggcctcgccagTGCCCTACCTCGGGCCGCTGGGGCCCAACCCCCCGGAGCAGAGCCACCTGTCCTCCATGAGCGACCGAGATCTCCTCCAGTCGTGGTTCGCGAGCCAGCGGGTCAGGGACTTCTGGGGCAGCTACACCCCCGAATTCCTCGAGACGGCCCTGTGCTCGCGGCACTCCTTCCCGGTGATTGGCCTGTGGGACGGCGTCCCCTTTGGATACTTTGAGCTGTACTGGGTCAAGGAGGACATTCTCGGCCGCCACgtgggcgacgaggcgggcGACTGGGACCGCGGCGTCCACATCATGGTTGGGGAGGAGTGGTCCAGGGGCAGGGTGGCCGCCTGGCTCACGAGCTTGGTGCACTACTGCTTCACGGCCGACCAGAGGACCATGAATGTGTGTCTGGAGCCGAGGGTCGATAACCAGAG GGTGCTGCGACACTTGGACGCGTGCGGCTTCTCCAAGGAGAAACAGGTTGCGTTTCCTCACAAACAAGCTTGGTTCGTGAAGCTGCGGCGGGAATTCTGGGACGGGCCAGCCCTGTAG
- the SDH8 gene encoding Succinate dehydrogenase assembly factor 4, whose amino-acid sequence MQRLRPLRAILTRGTRTRTYSSFQTRPAPPKLPASQQAEFERLQREAAVSSAFQPANTGAPAESLSTQGQTQAQANTLTEEESVNPALFRGAPPEFDGDKNPKTGEVGGPKNEPLRWGGDGDWSYNGRVTDF is encoded by the coding sequence ATGCAACGCCTACGGCCCCTTCGCGCAATCCTCACCCGCGGAACCCGCACACGCACCTACTCATCCTTCCAGACCCGTCCCGCGCCCCCAAAGCTCCCCGCCTCACAGCAAGCCGAATTCGAGCGTCTCCAACGCGAAgccgccgtctcctccgCCTTCCAGCCCGCAAACACCGGCGCTCCCGCAGAGTCACTGTCCACCCAGGGACAGACGCAGGCGCAGGCCAATACGCTCACGGAAGAAGAGAGTGTGAATCCGGCTCTGTTCCGCGGCGCGCCGCCCGAGTTCGACGGCGACAAGAATCCCAAGACGGGCGAGGTTGGCGGTCCGAAGAATGAACCTCTGCGGTGgggaggcgacggcgactGGAGCTACAACGGGCGTGTGACGGATTTTTGA